The genomic segment gttttaaattttgtgagtttttttttagtgggggctggggtgggttgAGGTGGTGGGAGGGAAATAAGTTGTGTGAAAAGTACTTGTACTGATGAAATATGGTTATGTTGAAGACATGATTTccttcattaaaaagaaaattcAGTTGACAAAATATATGACACACCCATTCATTCAACTATCCATACATCTGTTAGTATATCCATCTgtgcatacattacatacatatcagatcgacacatacacacacatggacacatgcacacacacacacacacacacacacactgcattacaTTACACAGCATTACATAACATTGCATAACATTACAGTGATCCCCAGAAGATGCACTCATTGAACCATGACAGTCAAAATGAAAGCAATATTGATAAGCACTGGTATTAGTTTCAGCTGAATGTTACTGAAATTTCAGCTGGAtcgaaaaagagaggggagggtggaaaaGTTGAAATATCATTTGCTTTGTAAAGTAAACCGAGCTTTTACTATAAATCTGAAATTCAGTGACTGGAACCAAGATAAGCGATGCTGTTACTTGTAGACATTGTCTGTCTGAATTCCTGAGTGTTTTGACCCGTGTGAATGTGATTGATGTATGCTGTAACTAAgtgttgtgtttttctgtctgtgtacagATCTGTGACACGCAGCTATTACCGTGGAGCGGCTGGGGCCCTGCTTGTGTATGACATCACAAGGTGGGAAAGGCAGCTGAGTTTACTTCATACCAGGCTTGCTTACTTCATTCATAATAGAAATGGGATTGAAATTTTAAAAGAAAGTATAGATCTAGGCTCCTTATTTCAATTTAACTGAAAGGTCCCCCAAACACTGTTTTTAAACTTTGCAGAGTCAAGCAAAGTCACTTTGAAATTATGCGTAATCAGACTTtgtttaaaatgataaaaaaaatagatGATACCTCACATGCTTGTGATGTTACTTCAGTCATATTTAGCAAAAATGCACAGTCAGCATGATTGAATTTTGGTCTGCTGCCATGTAATTTCATTGGAACGGCTGGCTGTGGTTAGAGGGCTGTGTTGTCAtagaagtgaaaaaaacaacagaggctGGCAATATTGCCTGTTTACAACTTGTCACAGCACTGAAACAGTGTGCTGCTGCTGATTGCAGGGAAATAGTAGTGTGGTGGGTTTCATTTCATTACCAAATTGTGGAAACATTGCATCAATACATTGTGTACTCTTGCAGCTCAAAGGTTGCCTTGTAATTAGCCATGGTGTTACCTGAATAATGTTACACAGCTGAAAGTGTCTTCACAATGATTtgaacagataaacacacacatattaatacaCAAACAGTGGGTGATTGATAGTTTTGCTGTTGCCATGTCATAAGCAGAATGCTAGTACATAGCAATGTCACAGTGACTGAATGTCAGTCATGTTCAGTCAGTGGAACAGTCGTGTTACCAGTCTTGAGAGCGGTTGGTGGTTATGAATTTTCATAATGGTTATTTCATGTAAgctggcttctttttttgtcttcatgAACAAAGTAAATGGTGGCAGTTGTTGATGAGCAACATAAAAGTAGGTGATTGTTGATGAAAACATAAAAGTGGGTGGCTGTTGACGAACAAAATAATGGTGTTGGTTCTTTCATGTCGGTCGCAACCACTGTGTGGCTGCCTGTTTCCAGTCGGGAGACGTACAATGCGCTGACAAACTGGctgacagacgcacgcacactggcCAGCCccaacattgtcatcatcctgGTGGGCAACAAGAAAGATCTGGAGGCAGAAAGGGAGGTCACCTTCCTGGAAGCCAGCCGCTTTGCACAGGAAAACGGTGAGTGACAACTTTCCTCTgtaaaatgaaacaagaaagaagacaaaaacagcaGCTACTGATGACTTGAAACTTCAGAGGTGATTCATCATTGTTGCGAAAGTGTTGCTTGACTGGCAGTACTGAGCACATATGTTAAAAATCTTTGAACTTATCTATCCAAACTTTTGAAACTGTTTTTGATTAAAGCACAGGTCTTTATCCCATgggctgtctttgtgtgtgtgtgtgtgtgtgtgtgtgtgttcacatgttggtgtgtgtgtgtgtgtgtgtgtgtgtgctcacatgttggtgtgtgtgtgtgtgtgtgtgtgtgtgtgtgtgtgtgtgtgttcacatgttggtgtgtgtggggggaaggtgggggaagagggtgaggtgggagaggtaTGGGTTTTGGGACATTTGTTACAGTACTTCAAAATAGTTTGTGTCTTAATATTTTTCAAACTCCATTGTCATTTTTTTGGATTTTGGTGATGGGAATCAGTTTGGAAGCTAAATGCTGATCGCATCTTCAGAAACTAAGTATTTTGTCAAACACCTCAGCTCTTGTCGTTTTGGCGGTTTTtgttgaccactgtgtgtgtgtgtgtgtgtgtgggtgtgtgtgtctatttctgcCTCAGACTTGATGTTCCTGGAGACCAGTGCTTTGACAGGGGAAAATGTTGAAGAGACTTTCCTCAAGTGTGCCAGGTCCATTCTCACAAAGATTGAGTCAGGTGCAGTACTCTTTTCATAAAGTGCTCCAATCAGTTTTAGAGCAAGTAGTGAAGAGGGACCTTtctttaagattaaaaaaaaaaaaaacacgactatTTTGAATACATATTTATTTAGATTTTGTACAAGTGAAGTAGGAACTGAAATATGGGCAAGAATAATTCTGAACCTGTAGATAGATGTCTTTGTGGGCAACAACTCTTTTGTTCACTTGAAACTGCCGTGTGATTTTACATCTATGCACACATTTATCCTGCCATTGAAGCAGATGCTCTCATTTTAGATGGCGATATATGCTGGGTACATTTATTTTTCCTGAACAGACTGAATACAGACATTAATTACATGCATGAGATGTGGGTGTGACCCCCTACATGTATACCCAGAATGAAGAGGGGTGAAGGCATTGACAGGTATGTGTACGTTGAGAGGTTGGACAATGTCCACTGTGACCTGTGACCATCAGGAACTACCAGGTTTGGAACCTTGCGCCTTCAGGGTGCTCGTCTGTTGTcctaaccactcagctgttgcactcTTCATAATATTCTTATCCGGGGTTCTATAGTTtgcattcctttctttctctatggaTAACTTTGGTTCACCTCCATGCTCAAAACTCAAGTGCCTAGATTgttcatgggggaggggggcggaagggggggggggctgaggggtgggtGCTGACTGGAATGGGTAGAGCATTGGTGCCTCCCAGTCTCATTTCTTAGGCGTAGGTATCAGTCGCAGAACTGCTGCTCTTGCTGCTCTGCTTGTCATGGTAGCTTCATTCTTCAGAGCTCTGAGCAGCAATATTTTTTCCCAATTAACAAGCTGTTTTGTCTGCAGGCGAGTTGGACCCGGAGAGGATGGGATCTGGGATTCAGTACGGAGACGCATCTCTGCGGAGGTTGCAAAGACAGCAGCAGACGCCAAAGCGACCAGACTGTGCGTGCTGAGGGTGTGGAGGGCTGTGGTGATGATCTGTGAACAGGGGGACAGGGGCCGCCACCCACAGGGGTCAggctgactgattctgtggagcTCTTGTCAGGACAGTCTCTTTTCTATGCTTTGCATCAAAGGTACATAAACTGTAGGTATCATAGGCAGTCAAAATAGACATCATCTTTCGcttagaaaaaaaggaagaaaaaaagtattggtCGTGTAAAATGTATTGATTATTGAAGTAACCAGAAGACACAGTTAAAGAGTTGTTAGAATATCAGCTTTTCATATTCCCCACCCGTCCATGAGAAATGGATTTATTGCTAACTTAGACTGATTGAGATTATGTGGACCAAGTCAGAGGATTAAAGATGATTTTAAATGAAAggcaaatacttttttttgtgcGATGGAATTTGTTGCCGTTGAGTACCACCTTtgcctggtgtttgtgtgtgtctctgtgctgtgATGGGCTGTCTGTAGCGATGGACAGCTGGCGCAGGCGATGAGATGCCTCACACTGTCTCTTCCCCCTTTGGCTCTGTCACAACTTGCCATTTCAAACATTAAATTGTGATTTATTTTGCTGTATGAAATGTACATGTCATGGCCTTGCATACATTTTTCCCTCTAAATGTTTGTACATGTTTTGAGGGGAGAGGTAAAGAGAAAGGAAACCAAAATTACGAGGAAAATTGAAGTTATCTTGAAAACAAGTTTTTCTGGACATTTTCACTAATTGTACTGTCCGTAGAACTGCTTTCATGTATCTGTTCTTTCATTCCAATTGAGGTATTGTTGGTCATGCTTTAGACTGGTCGTGGTCTCATGCAGATGTACATGGATATATATGATTCACCCAGTAAACAGAGCAGACCTGACAAACTGGCTGGTGTACGTTAGGTAGCTGATATAGATTTAGCTTGTCTTTTGGTTTATATTTGAAGAGCAGGAGTGGACAAAGTAACTTGCTCACACACATGAGTGTTGACTCTTTGAGCATGTGTGAGAATGTGCATTGACAGGAAGTCACCAGACAGAAAAACATTCAAAAGTAGAAGTTCCAGATCCCCACTTTCAGAAACTAACGGAGAACTGTTTCAGGTTCAGACAAACTGATCCATAGAAACTTTGCCACACCtgctgaaaaaggaaaaaaaaaaaaaaaaaaggcaacagatGCCTGGCCTTCACATAAACCCATGACAAAGTGCTGCTAAAGGTCATTCATTTAAAAAGGTCTGAAACATACAGTTTTAAACTCAGCAGAGGCGTGCTTAAACTATGGACTAAAGTTTGCCACAAAGGTAaactttttcactttcttttcgcTGGATTTGTGTTTTGTCTTTCGTTGTCCATTCAGCTGGCACCACAGAAGTTAGAAGAGGTAAAGGCTGATGGTATGAAGCATTCATACTGATGATCAAAAGTGCATGgaagtttgtatgtatatatttctgtGAAACAGGTACCCTGCTATGTTCTGTGTACATATGTAAAAGAATGCGTTTGCCATGCTCCCACACCAGCAAATGAGTTACTGTGGTAAAGGGGTTGGAAAAAGATAATGTACatattcagtttcacacacacacacacacacacacacacatagacttacacagacacacacacacacacacactcacacacacacacacacaaaataacaacacaactttgtaaacaaacaagaaaaggttCAAGGTACAATTAACAGACAGCATAGTTTGAGAATAATCAGCGAGTATCAAAGGATTGTTAGACACCATCTTTCTGAATGTCAAAAGTCCGTTGGTCTTAAGGTAACAAtcaaaatagaaattaaaaaaaagagaattgttACGAACAAAGATAGAATGGTAGATGCAgcaactgaagagagagagagatagggaaataGTTTGCATGTGGTGTGTTGAAGGCCCGTACATGTCATCTAAATGATTCTCTGACGGATTGGGGTTAAAACTGTTGACATCACCCAGTTTTCAGACTGTGCAAATATTTCCTTTTAATGTAATAGCAAGGAAAATATGTTTTCCATGTCTTTATCACAGACATTGTTTTCATCAATTGTGATGAACAAAGATAACTTCCAGGGAAGTGGAAATCACTGGGTTTCATTTGTGTATGATTTAAAAGTTAttacttacaaaaacaaaaagcaaggaaagagaaaaggataaaagaaaaaagatgatgaaaaaagACAACACCACACCTAAAAGAGGACACCCAGATGAGATATGTATCAACATGTAGAATCACCTGCATAGAAGTTAGTTAAATGCAGTAGACTGAAATGAATGTTGAGTTTTGTCCATGTCATTATTTATGATTATTTTCAACTGGTATTGGGTCAGCTTGAAACTTCCCAAGGAATGCAGCGTAAAGAGGTTGATTGCTGTGCATCACATATTTGGTTTATCTTGTAAAATAATCTTATTTCCTTAAAAGTAGAGATAACAGAGTAAGTTATTCCACTTGTAGAGGCAGTGCAATACATTGAGGAAAATTGTAACAGGTTTTGTGTTATCAGGTCTCTTCCTTGCACATGTTGTCATGAACTTCTCTCCTGGAGAATTATTTCTGTCAACCACATTTTGCCTATACTATTTTTCTAAGTGTTcttattgatgattttttttttttttttttttttttttggtgtgattcTGTCATGTCTTGTTTTGCCTGCCTGCTTCCACAGTCTTTCTGAATGTGTATTTGTTCTCTGATCCAGTGGTGAAGAGCAAGTCAGTGAATGGAGAAGGTCTTGCTGTTCATGGGTGATGAGAAGGCTTTCAATCAAAGTAAGCAAACAGTGCAGTCCACAGTAATGTTCCACGGTGAATTATGCAATAACCCATTCCTTTTTTTGTTATATGATTTCTTGAACAAATCATAGTAGATACAGGCCTGTGTCTTGTCTCCCCAAATTatgtaaaggattttttttttttactcaacatGTCAGCTCAGATGCCtccatttaactacacatacttcaccgtgacccactagtgcagactccggcagggagtctgattcctCCTCCATTTCCACTTTTTGTTGACCTATGTAGTCTCCACAGCTAGCTCTTAGTGTCCTTCCTGCTCGGTCCTGTGTTTTTTCAGCACAAGCAGCAGTCGATGTtgctttggtggtggtgtcttggtGAATGTGTTGATGCAACAGTCATCAGCTCCTTACAGGACCAGGTGTTTCACTTATTATGAGCAGAAATGTGTTTGTTTCTCCTTAGGACCTGAATGTACataacatgtttttcatcattaatcatcatatCACATATTTCCTGTTGTTCCTGCAGACAGTAGCTCccctgctgttgatgatgatgtggaaaATGTTCCCTGAGCTTTATGACATGTCCGTGCAAAGGAATGTAgtttgtcgtcgtcatcagttgTCCACAAAGCATGTGAAGCCTCACAAAGGGGTGCTGGATTCAGCTTCAGTTGTGGATCTGAAGGTTGTAACAGTGATTTTTATGGAGCAGATTTATGCATGTGATGAGGCACTGTGTGGTGGCGTTGGATGCACACACTGCTCTGTGGCAGTGACATGAACCTGTTATAGTGGACATGTCATCAACATGGAACTtgtaaacagtgtgtgtcagACTCAGTGGTgattacacaccaacacacaatgacaaaaagataaaacaaatgaTGCTTGAGAACAGATACGTGGTATCAGCAAATGTGTCAATGATTTCTCTTTTAGAGGTAAGAAAGTATTCTGGTATCTTGTATGTGGCATGAAAAAACAACTACTATGGATGTCTAAGACACTGGCTGATTATTTTCAAGTAGCTTCCAAGTAAAATTACAAGACAGTAATgatgttgctgtgtttttgtttagttgttttttttctgttttgtttacgaAGACTTCATGTTACAAGGAAAAAGTAACTAAGGTGGTACAACACTGCACAATGTATTCACTAGCTGGCGTGTGGTGCACAGATGTATAAGATAAGATACTGTCAACTGTATAATCAAAGTCACTGAACTGTCATCAAAAAGTAGTAAATACATGCCAGACTAGACAACTGGGCATTGTAGATCTAGTTTTAAGACCAGACAGGTAGCACGTCTGATCAGTGATAAAAGATAGACAGGTAAAAGTGTGAGACTACAATGAACAGTCTCACTGTGCTAGCAAGAAACACCGTCATGACGTCCAAGGATAAAACAGCATCATTTTGCACTGCATGTTTCCTGGGAAACGGTATATATAAAATTtacaccagtgtactgttttTCATTCTTGTTTATTTGGCGAGGAAGTTAATGTGGTTTGGTtgtttgacaggtttgtgtaatGATGGGATTGAGATGATATAACATGAATATGTGTAAATATCTGCAATAGTGATGACCTCTGTTCTGACTGTTGGGAGTGAGAAGTTAGTGGATTATGCTTCATAGTGCATATGGAGGCACTAGGGGGAACTGGGCTTGCATTCCACAAGAAATGCCTTAACCTCCACCTACTTTGcttagtttttttctctcttattttccttatCCTTTGCTACCAGGAaacatatatttttaaaaaaaattttattatgAGCTGGGTAGAACTTTTGTGAAATCAAATGAGTTCAGCAGGCGTGTGTGCCTGGCTGATTTAAATTAGTCGAGCACCAAGCTTGCAGTCAAAATGTTGACTCACAGAATGAGAGATGCCCAACATAAAACTGACATTTTTGATACCAGTCAAAACATGCTACCATTGTGATGGTGTCAGTGTCGTGCACCACAAAAAAACAGTCATCTACATTTTGAAGGCTTTAATTTTGCAAACAGTTTGTCCAGTTACTACattccctgcctgtctctccctgtttgaaACTGGATTAGCAGAGTTCAAGAGATAAAGTGTACATTTTCATGGCAGTATGCCTAGTTGGTATTGTTCTGTCCAGAGTTGAATGCCAAACATTCAGTGCCGCCATGACAGTAAAACTCCCAGCCCTCACCCTAGGTCCTCCCCATATTGTGCCGGTGCTTATTCTGCTGTGTGGGTGTCTGGGACTGGGGGAAAGTCACTGTTTCTTTCTTGTCAATATGGAGTGCATTGGACACTTCTATTCTGGTCAAACTTGAACTCTGTAGGCTACAAATATTTATATCAGCACAATTTCCATGTAATGATGTCACGGCTTATTCAAAAACATGactaataaaatttttaaaacatTCTTTAACTGAATCTTGGAGATGGAATATGTTGTACTCTGGGGTAACATCTCTTGCTGAAGTCAGTGAATCagtattgtcttctttttttttttgtcaggaaaTCACAGATGCTGTGACTGAGTCATGAAAGTGCCATCAAAAACCAGACTGATTATGTATTCATGTGATTTGCTTGATCAATAcataccctttctctctcttgttgtcctTAAAAAAGACTTGTTTTCACACTGTCAAAATACTTAACAATGAATGTGATTTTGAAGATGAATGCAAAGTAAggaattttttttacattgttgcaGACTATATTTTTGTTTAAAGAAATATTGACatagtcagtgtttcttcactgCTGTTGTGAGAGTCCCCAGTATTTCATTCACTTCAAAGGCTCATAAGTACAGGTTTTTATCAGCAAAGTTTTTGAAGGTTGTGCTTTCTAGTAACCAGTGCAGACTGGTTGCATGGTTTTGCTTCCATAAACAGATAACATTAGTAAAGGGACTTGGAATTGCAGAGGCCATgatcttgtttgtgtttgttctggggggggggagtctacaAAGTTTCTTATTAAAGGTTTGATATTGGATTGCTTTTCAAAGTTCAAGTTGTCTAAGGCACTTTATTAATCAGAAAAAGACATTTTGTACAAAATTGTGGTAAGAAgtgagaactggaaaaaaaaaaaagagcacacaatTGTTGTAAGAAGTCAGAAGTGAGTTGAGGATGACTTTTGTACTTGGTAGTTTGTGCTAAAGTTTGTGATGAGATCACAAGAAACCACTTCCTCACACACTGAGCTGATGAGTTAGGTGAATCGGAGTACCTCTATGCTGAGTCTTAAGGCTATGATGATGAAGCCATATGTAAAAAGTACAAGAATGACGTTCAATTTTGAATGGCAGAACATGTGCAAAGAGCCTTTTTTCCGTTGAGATATTTTTCCGAGTTACTGGGAGATTTATTATGTTTCTTTAGTTGGACAGTTATGCAAAAAGTTAAGACCGTTGGACTCAGAATAACACCATCTTTGAAATTGTTGACACTAGAAGTGAAAGTTACTTCACCTCCATTCCCTGCATCATGCAAACGCTGGTTGTCAGAAATTGTTCTGGGAAAAGTAAAATGTCTGTATTTGTTGAAACTTCTCAATATGTTCCCTGTCCCACTCACCCAGGCTTTTGTAACTGTTTaccagaggtggggagagggggaagggtgggaggagggtggtgggggtgacccAGTTGCTTGCTGGTTTCCAATGGAGAAAATAAGTGTGTATGAAAGGACATGTGTTACCATGGTCTACGTCAAGTTGTGTTGGGTGAAAATGGaatcttgtttgtgttgttgttgtttttttatacatcTGCTTGGTGATGGGATTTTCTttgtccccgctctctctctctttccagttctGGAAGACATATAAAATTACTGTAGAGATTTGGTTTCTGTATTGTGCATGTGGAACATACGTTCGTGTATGCACAATAATTTGTGATACATATTATACCAGATTTGCTTATTTATGGTAGGACTTCATTTGCTCTCAGTGTGGCTGAAAGCAGTCAGTGTACATAGACGTGTATCTCACTGAAACATTTCATTTGATCACATGTAAAACTGTGAATAAAATCAACAAACGTCTCTGTTGGGATTCTTGTCTTCTTGTGTGCATCACCCCAGCgtgaatgttttttgttggtaGTCATCACATAAAACTAAACCTATATGTACACTTGcatcaacatgcacacatacagatctTGTACATTCACACACCttgtctcacacacatgcacaatatcaCTATGTGAGGAACATCTGGGATTTTTCAGCCTTGgctttgctcctttttttctaCTTGAGTGTTAAAGTTTCTGACCAACACCACAGGTCTATCTCTTAGGCCTAGTTGTTGACATCAATGTAGAATACAGGACTGTCACATGGTTTCTTTTTGACAGTGCTTTACGGACATGGAGTCCTTTCACACAACAGGCTGGCTCCTTGGGGAGAACTGACTGAGAACTGCCTTTGGGCACTCATCCTTTGCTTcctgtcattcagtcacacacacacatgtatatttataGTGGAATttactacaaaattttgccagggacaaactctgttgttgccattggttctttcatATGCACCAAGttcatgctacacatgggacctcagtttactgtttcaccccaatgactagcatccagaccaccgccCAAGGTGCAGTGGGAggagagaaaattctggcaagtgtggaaTTCAATCCCTTGTGTggcagattctcttgcttcctagacggCCGTGTTACCCCAAGGCCACCAGTCCACGTTCTTGGCCTCTCATGCCCTGCTCTGATGGTGGTCTCAATTTCCATATACTCTCCACAAGGTCTCAAGGGCAAATGGGTCTCCATAGCAGCAGCACCCTCCtccacatcacaaaacacacatctCCATAGCAGCAGCACCCTCCtccacatcacaaaacacatctCCATAGCAGCAGCACCCTCCtccacatcacaaaacacatctCCATAGCAGCAGCACCCTccacatcacaa from the Babylonia areolata isolate BAREFJ2019XMU chromosome 21, ASM4173473v1, whole genome shotgun sequence genome contains:
- the LOC143296498 gene encoding ras-related protein Rab-4B — encoded protein: MSEAYDFLFKFLVIGSAGAGKSCILHQFIENKFKQDSNHTIGVEFGSKVVNVGGKAVKLQIWDTAGQERFRSVTRSYYRGAAGALLVYDITSRETYNALTNWLTDARTLASPNIVIILVGNKKDLEAEREVTFLEASRFAQENDLMFLETSALTGENVEETFLKCARSILTKIESGELDPERMGSGIQYGDASLRRLQRQQQTPKRPDCAC